A portion of the Actinomycetota bacterium genome contains these proteins:
- a CDS encoding class I SAM-dependent methyltransferase: MESTDTPMPRPKRLISWTGERMVPWADEPSIIHEHLHRYLFTRQFADGKAVLDLGSGEGYGSNLLAETAEKVTGIELDHLAVAHARLQYDKPNLEFLEGSVLKLEAIPDSSIDVAVCFEVIEHISDQETLLNEVARVLRPDGIFLVSTPDREVYNQALGFVNPYHLKELDRPEFAALLGTHFGHVRMYGQRAVVGSFLVPLDAEPGSLHEASRLVVRQDTGKWDVVPVPPAKYLLAMASRVPLPPTPIDSLLLDSGLEGPPEDPLHVRRPIVGGATILARSLLHMVRKQLALALRARNLRREQKSKG, translated from the coding sequence ATGGAAAGCACCGACACCCCGATGCCCAGACCTAAACGCCTGATCTCGTGGACCGGCGAGCGCATGGTCCCCTGGGCCGACGAGCCGAGCATCATCCACGAGCACCTGCACCGGTACCTGTTCACCCGGCAGTTCGCCGACGGCAAGGCGGTGCTCGACCTGGGCAGCGGGGAGGGCTACGGCTCGAACCTGCTGGCCGAGACGGCTGAGAAGGTCACCGGCATCGAGCTCGACCACCTGGCGGTGGCCCACGCCCGCCTGCAGTACGACAAGCCGAACCTGGAATTTCTCGAGGGGTCGGTGCTGAAGCTGGAGGCGATCCCGGACTCGTCGATCGACGTGGCGGTCTGCTTCGAGGTGATCGAGCACATCTCGGATCAGGAGACGCTCCTGAACGAGGTGGCCCGGGTGCTTCGGCCCGACGGGATCTTCCTCGTCTCGACGCCCGACCGGGAGGTCTACAACCAGGCGCTCGGTTTTGTGAACCCCTACCACCTGAAAGAGCTGGACCGGCCGGAGTTCGCCGCCCTGCTGGGGACCCATTTCGGCCACGTGAGGATGTACGGGCAGCGAGCGGTGGTGGGGTCGTTCCTGGTCCCGCTCGACGCCGAGCCGGGCAGCCTGCACGAAGCTTCCCGGCTGGTGGTGAGGCAGGACACCGGAAAGTGGGACGTAGTCCCGGTCCCGCCGGCGAAGTACCTTCTGGCTATGGCGTCCCGGGTGCCCCTGCCCCCGACTCCGATCGACTCGCTCCTGCTCGACTCCGGCCTGGAGGGGCCCCCGGAGGACCCGCTGCACGTCCGCCGGCCGATCGTCGGCGGGGCGACGATCCTCGCCCGGTCCCTGCTTCACATGGTCCGGAAACAGCTGGCCCTGGCTCTCCGGGCCCGAAACCTGCGGCGCGAGCAAAAGTCAAAGGGCTAA